The following DNA comes from Peribacillus sp. FSL E2-0218.
CTTCTTACGATACATATGCATTTACACAAATGATCGGAATCAACCCTTTTGAAGGACTGTGGGGAAATTTTAACGATGATCATGAGCAATTCCGGAAGATGGCGGAGATTGTACCGGCTTATCGCAGTGAAGCTTGGACGAGGGGCTTGAAGTCATTAGGTATCGATGACCCTGAATTCGGCCTTGAACTGGCAGAACGTTTTCCAGCGGAAAGGCGTAAAAAACCGTTTATCTACGAAGAGTCCTTCCAAGTTCTGGATGAATTGAAGGGGAAGTACAAATTACTTTTGCTGACGAATGGTTCACCAGAACTGCAGAATACCAAACTTGAAATCACACCGGAACTGGTCCCTTATTTTGATCGAATCGTCATCTCAGGAGCGTTTGGCCGCGGTAAACCGGATGCGTCCATTTTTGAGCATGCTTTGAAAATCATGG
Coding sequences within:
- a CDS encoding HAD family hydrolase, whose protein sequence is MIKAVFFDLDDTLLWDQKSVKEAFVATCEAAREKYDLNVGELEDAVRKEARELYSSYDTYAFTQMIGINPFEGLWGNFNDDHEQFRKMAEIVPAYRSEAWTRGLKSLGIDDPEFGLELAERFPAERRKKPFIYEESFQVLDELKGKYKLLLLTNGSPELQNTKLEITPELVPYFDRIVISGAFGRGKPDASIFEHALKIMELDKDEVLMVGDNLMTDILGASRVGIKSVWINREDKERTEVVPTYEIKHLKEIFPILESLED